TTCGGGAATGGGACGACGCGTAGCCGAGCCGGTGTTGGGTGGAATCCATCGGCGGTGATCGCCGCCCCGGCGTCAGCGCGTGCACCACGCTCCACAGAAGTGGGCGGGTGGGCGAGTCCACGCCAACCACCGACCGGGGCTGGGCGGAATCCGTCGGCCGTGATCACCGCCCCGGGGTCAGCGCATCCACCACGTCCCGCAGCGGTGGGCGGGTGGGCGAGCCCACGCCAACCGCCAACCGGGGTTGGGCGGGAACCGTCGGCCGTGAACGCCACCACCGACAGGAGTTGGGCGAGATCGGTCAGCCGTCGACGTCGACCAAGTCCACGCCTGCAGATTGTTCGGCGACTTCTTCGACGGTGCGGGTGGGGAGGGGTGGGGGTGTGCCGTCCCAGGCGGGGCAGAAGGGTTTGTAGTCGCACCATGCGCAGAGTGGGCCGGGGCTCGGGCGCCAGTCGCCGGATTCGAGGGCTCGGGTGATGGCGTCCCACAGGGCGCCGACCTTGCGTTCGCAGGCTCGGAGGTCGGCCTCGTCGGGCTCGTACCGGACGATCTCGCCGTTGCCGAGGTACACGAGTTGGAGCATCGACGGGACGACGCCGCGCAGGCGCCACAGGACCAGTGCGTAGAACTTCATCTGGAAGAGGGCCTTCGCCTCGAAGAACTCCGACGGCGACCGGCCGGTCTTGTAGTCGACGACGCGGATCTCGCCCGTGGGCGCGACGTCCAGGCGGTCGACGTACCCACGCAGGGTCAGGCCGGAGTCGAGCTCGGTCTCGACGTACAGCTCGCGCTCGGCGGGCTCCAAGGCGTTCGGGTCCTCAAGGGTGAAGTACTTGCCGAGCAGCTTGTGCGCCTCGGCCAGCCACGCGGCAAGCTCCTCGCCCTCGGCGTCGTCGGCGAACAGCTCGGCGACCTCGGGCTCAGCTTCGAGGACGCGTTGCCACTCGGGCTCCAGCATGCCGGCGGCTTGCTCCAGCGTGCGCTGACCGCGGGGCAGGTCGTACAAACGCTCCAGTACGGCGTGCACGACCGTCCCGCGGACGGCGGCGGACGAGGGCTTCTCCGGCAGGCGGTCGACGACGCGGAAGCGGTACTTCAGCGGGCAGCTCATGAAGTCGGCCGCGCGGGAGGGGGACAGCGCACCGTTCGGGTGGCTGCCTCTGTGCACGACTGCTGCGACGCTCATGCCAAAACCCTAGGCGCTGCCACCGACATCCCGCGCGCGCACCGCGACCAGCTGTGGACAACGGGTTCACAGCAAGCTCCCAGCGGACTTTCGGCGAACCATCGGTTCCGCTCGGCACGCTGGAGACCTCAAGCGACGGCAAGGGGCACACGATGACACCGCACGAACACGACCTGGGACTGGTCCACGACCTCGGCACACTCCGCCGCCGCAACGTCCTCCGCCTGCTGGCCGGCGCCGGACTCGCCGTCGTCACCGGCTGCGCGACCGACGACAGCAGCAGCACCGGTACGACGACCACCAGCACCACCCCAACAACCAGCACCCCAACAACCAGCAGCCCGACAACCACAGCAGACTGCGTCGACGAGATCCCCGAGGAGACAGCCGGCCCCTACCCGGGCGACGGCTCCAACGGCCCCAACGTCCTCACCGAGTCCGGCATCGTCCGCAGCGACCTCACCAAGTCGTTCGGCTCCGCATCGGGCGTAGCAACCGGCGTACCGCTGACCGTCGAGCTCACCATCCAAAACGCCGACCAGTGCGCCCCGCTCGCGGGCGCCGCCGTCTACCTCTGGCACTGCGACGCCCAGGGCCGCTACTCGCTCTACTCCGACGGAGCGGAGAACGAGAACTACCTGCGCGGCGTCCAGGCCGCCGACGCCAACGGCAAGGTCACGTTCACCACGATCTTCCCCGCGGCGTACGACGGACGCTGGCCACACATCCACTTCGAGGTCTACGCATCGCTGACCGAGGCGACCGCCGCCGGCAAGATCAGCGCGACCTCCCAGCTGGCCCTGCCGGAGGACGCCTGCACCGCGGTCTACGCCACCAGCGGGTACGACGGAAGCACCCAGAACATGTCCCGGACCTCGCTCGAGAACGACAACGTGTTCCGCGACGACGGCGCCGAGCACCAGCTCGCCACGGTCAGCGGGAGCGTCGGCGCGGGCTACCGGGCCCGGCTCACCGTGGGTGTGTAGCGCGGAGTTACCGGTGGCCCAGTAGGTTTGTGCCGATGTCAGAGCCGCGTGAACCTCAGAACCCCGCCCAGCCGGCCGCGCCGCCGCCCGGTACCTGGGTGCTCGGTCGTGTCCGCGGGATCCAGCTGACCATGCGGTTCACCTGGCTGCCGGTCGCGATCCTGCTGGCGCTGGGCTTCTCGGCGATCATCGCGCAGCAGTTCCCGTACCTGTCCGGCGGCTGGCGGTACTTCGCGTCGTTCGCGTTCGTGGTCGCGTTCACGCTGTCGGTGCTGCTGCACGAGCTGGCGCACGCGCTGATGGCGTTGCGGTTCAAGATCTCGGTGACCGAGATCAACCTCGGCTTCTTCGCGGCCGGCACGCACATCGAGGGTGAGCGCAAGTCGCCGCTGGAGGAGTTCGCGATCTCGGTCGTCGGGCCGATCGCCTCGCTGCTGGTCGGCGGTCTCGCGTACGCCGGTTCGCGCGCGCTCGACGAGGGCGTCGCGTACGCCGTGGTGATGCAGCTCGCGGTGGCGAACCTGATCGTCGGGGTGACCAACCTGCTGCCCGGTCTGCCGCTGGACGGTGGCTGGGTGCTGCGGGCCGCGGTCTGGAAGGCGACCGGCAACATGCACACCGGCACGATCGTGGCGGCGTGGGCCGGCCGGATCATCGCGATCGCGGTCCTGGCCGCGCCGGTGATCCTGGAAGAGGTGTTCGACCGCGATCCGACGGTGATCGACTTCGTGATCGCGCTGGCGGTCGGGTTCTTCCTGTGGATGGGCTCGACGGCGTCGCTGATGCAGGCGCGCCTCAAGCAGAAGCTGCCCGCGCTCCAGGTCCGTTCGCTGGCCCGTCGCGCGGTCGCCGTCCA
The Kribbella italica DNA segment above includes these coding regions:
- a CDS encoding RecB family exonuclease, translated to MSVAAVVHRGSHPNGALSPSRAADFMSCPLKYRFRVVDRLPEKPSSAAVRGTVVHAVLERLYDLPRGQRTLEQAAGMLEPEWQRVLEAEPEVAELFADDAEGEELAAWLAEAHKLLGKYFTLEDPNALEPAERELYVETELDSGLTLRGYVDRLDVAPTGEIRVVDYKTGRSPSEFFEAKALFQMKFYALVLWRLRGVVPSMLQLVYLGNGEIVRYEPDEADLRACERKVGALWDAITRALESGDWRPSPGPLCAWCDYKPFCPAWDGTPPPLPTRTVEEVAEQSAGVDLVDVDG
- a CDS encoding site-2 protease family protein, yielding MSEPREPQNPAQPAAPPPGTWVLGRVRGIQLTMRFTWLPVAILLALGFSAIIAQQFPYLSGGWRYFASFAFVVAFTLSVLLHELAHALMALRFKISVTEINLGFFAAGTHIEGERKSPLEEFAISVVGPIASLLVGGLAYAGSRALDEGVAYAVVMQLAVANLIVGVTNLLPGLPLDGGWVLRAAVWKATGNMHTGTIVAAWAGRIIAIAVLAAPVILEEVFDRDPTVIDFVIALAVGFFLWMGSTASLMQARLKQKLPALQVRSLARRAVAVHASTPISEAVRLAAQGQAGAVVVIDGDGKPHALVQEAAVTAVAPNQRPWTTVGEVATRIGAGHIIGVNDTGEEILATLRKNPASEYLVLDTQGQVYGVLATADVERAFRRR
- a CDS encoding intradiol ring-cleavage dioxygenase, with protein sequence MTPHEHDLGLVHDLGTLRRRNVLRLLAGAGLAVVTGCATDDSSSTGTTTTSTTPTTSTPTTSSPTTTADCVDEIPEETAGPYPGDGSNGPNVLTESGIVRSDLTKSFGSASGVATGVPLTVELTIQNADQCAPLAGAAVYLWHCDAQGRYSLYSDGAENENYLRGVQAADANGKVTFTTIFPAAYDGRWPHIHFEVYASLTEATAAGKISATSQLALPEDACTAVYATSGYDGSTQNMSRTSLENDNVFRDDGAEHQLATVSGSVGAGYRARLTVGV